In Zingiber officinale cultivar Zhangliang chromosome 6A, Zo_v1.1, whole genome shotgun sequence, a single genomic region encodes these proteins:
- the LOC121998219 gene encoding uncharacterized protein LOC121998219, whose product MMAWRFVLSSSLRPPFLYSRPLQSSVSTPAAKERGLPFPNRHMTYGRSHHLRSGALLACQARQQRGTPQEEQRGTEDGRSLRQLQQAALWTAEAAYILWLFLLPYAPGDPVWAIKSTTVDELLGLSLNFFFILPLMNAVGLHVLEPPVLHPVAEGLFNFIIGWTLLFAPLLYTDCHRDRYKGSLDVLWGFQMFLTNTFLIPYMAIRLNDKDVKPSNSKLSELGLLMTKGSSTVGIIGGIVCLVSVLWAFWGRPDIDFGGIADRWHFFVEYIGEERLAYAFLWDICLYSIFQPWLIGENLQNVKKSNLSTIRKLRFIPVVGLVAYTLCLEEERNVSQT is encoded by the exons ATGATGGCATGGAGATTCGTTCTCAGCAGCTCCCTTCGCCCACCGTTTCTGTACTCTCGCCCTTTACAGAGCTCAGTGTCAACGCCAGCTGCCAAGGAAAGAGGGCTTCCGTTTCCAAATCGACACATGACATACGGAAGAAGCCACCATCTCCGATCTGGCGCACTACTTGCTTGCCAAGCCAGACAGCAACGCGGCACGCCCCAGGAGGAGCAGCGAGGCACGGAAGACGGCCGGTCTCTGCGGCAGCTGCAGCAGGCAGCCTTGTGGACCGCTGAGGCAGCTTACATCCTTTGGCTTTTCCTCCTCCCTTATGCTCCG GGTGACCCAGTATGGGCTATAAAGTCAACAACAGTCGATGAGCTTCTGGGATTGTCTCTCAATTTCTTCTTTATTCTACCCTTGATGAATGCTG TTGGCCTTCATGTGCTTGAACCTCCAGTGTTGCATCCT GTAGCTGAAGGTTTATTCAACTTCATAATTGGGTGGACACTGTTGTTTGCTCCGCTGCTATATACAGATTGCCACCGAGACAGATACAAGGGGTCATTAGATGTCTTATGGGGCTTTCAGATGTTCCTCACAAATA CTTTTTTGATACCCTATATGGCCATCCGACTCAATGACAAGGATGTGAAGCCTTCCAACAGCAAGTTGTCTGAGTTAGGATTGTTGATGACAAAAGGTTCATCAACTGTTGGCATTATAGGTGGGATAGTGTGTTTAGTATCAGTACTTTGGGCCTTTTGGGGGCGCCCTGACATTGATTTTGGAGGTATTGCGGACCGATGGCACTTTTTTGTCGAGTATATTGGAGAAGAGAGGCTTGCTTATGCCTTCTTGTGGGATATATGCCTGTATTCCATATTCCAGCCATGGCTGATAGGTGAGAACCTCCAAAATGtaaagaaaagcaacttgagcaCCATAAGAAAGCTAAGATTCATTCCGGTTGTGGGCTTGGTCGCCTACACATTgtgtttagaagaagaaagaaaTGTCAGCCAAACATGA
- the LOC121998220 gene encoding putative serine/threonine-protein kinase has translation MARFKKFSKSLIEHFLDGGGLKQEGKKKEREGDDLEAITAMRRRVFRYEAVVEATGKFSPKQKLGEGGFGPVFKGRLEDGREVAVKRLSVASRQGTKEFMNEAMLLSEVQHKNLVNLYGYCTHGDDKLLVYEYVRNESLDKILFSREENNWKMAQLDWCRRFNVIVGVARGLLYLHEEAHTTIIHRDIKASNILLDEEWSPKIADFGLARLFPAELSQVKTRVVGTNGYMAPEYFMHGTLSAKADVFSFGVVILELISGRKNAAFAPFPDCEARSLLEWAWRLYRKGQSLDLLDPALKSTAVAEQVEMCIHLGLLCVQSDPKLRPDMSRVVIILSKRPRTLEEPSKPGIPGPRYRRHQGAAHASSPAPSAARSSSSAPDSASASSATTWTPMTPTN, from the exons ATGGCGAGGTTCAAAAAATTCTCGAAGAGCCTCATCGAGCACTTCCTAGACGGTGGCGGCCTTAAACAAG AgggtaaaaagaaagagagggagGGTGATGACCTGGAGGCCATCACGGCCATGAGGCGGCGGGTGTTCCGGTACGAGGCGGTGGTGGAGGCCACCGGGAAGTTCAGCCCCAAGCAGAAACTCGGCGAGGGCGGATTTGGGCCGGTCTTCAAG GGGCGGCTGGAGGACGGGCGGGAGGTAGCGGTAAAGCGACTGAGCGTGGCGTCGAGGCAGGGGACGAAGGAGTTCATGAACGAGGCGATGTTGCTGTCGGAGGTGCAGCACAAGAACCTGGTGAACCTCTACGGCTACTGCACCCACGGTGACGACAAGCTCCTCGTATACGAGTACGTCCGCAACGAGAGCCTAGACAAGATCCTCTTCTCCA GAGAGGAAAATAACTGGAAGATGGCGCAGTTGGACTGGTGTCGGCGATTTAATGTGATCGTTGGTGTGGCACGGGGTCTTCTGTACTTGCATGAGGAAGCGCACACCACCATCATCCACCGCGACATCAAGGCCAGCAACATCCTGCTGGACGAAGAGTGGTCGCCCAAGATCGCCGACTTCGGCCTGGCCCGCCTCTTCCCGGCGGAGCTGAGCCAGGTGAAGACCCGCGTTGTTGGCACCAACGGTTACATGGCCCCTGAGTATTTCATGCACGGCACCCTCTCTGCGAAAGCCGACGTCTTCAGCTTCGGCGTCGTCATCCTCGAGCTCATCTCCGGCCGCAAGAACGCCGCCTTCGCACCTTTCCCCGACTGTGAAGCCAGAAGCCTCCTCGAATGG GCTTGGAGGTTGTACAGGAAGGGACAGAGTCTGGATCTCCTGGATCCGGCTTTGAAATCCACGGCCGTGGCGGAGCAAGTAGAAATGTGCATTCATCTCGGCCTGCTCTGCGTCCAGTCCGACCCCAAGCTGCGGCCTGACATGAGCCGCGTCGTGATCATCTTGTCCAAAAGGCCAAGAACATTGGAAGAACCCAGCAAGCCTGGAATCCCCGGACCTAGATACCGGAGACACCAAGGGGCCGCCCACGCCTCCAGCCCTGCTCCATCCGCTGCGAGATCATCATCCTCCGCTCCCGACTCTGCTTCTGCCTCGAGCGCCACCACCTGGACCCCTATGACCCCTACTAATTAA